A stretch of Burkholderia sp. HI2500 DNA encodes these proteins:
- a CDS encoding (2Fe-2S)-binding protein, which produces MSDPIRMVVNGQPVEAAADDADMNLIDFLHERQDLTGTKLCCGIGVCRACTVGVRNTPDAPMEKTLSCSTPVSAMAGMHVYTIEGLAQDGTLSPLQQSFLESFAFQCGYCASGFLMAATAMLDHLRAQPVPAAELDAMIETWVGGNVCRCTGYVKYIEAIRKVAMRYTKEAA; this is translated from the coding sequence ATGAGCGATCCGATCCGCATGGTCGTGAATGGCCAGCCCGTCGAGGCAGCAGCCGACGACGCCGACATGAACCTCATCGACTTCCTGCATGAACGACAGGACCTGACCGGCACGAAGCTGTGCTGCGGCATCGGCGTGTGCCGTGCGTGCACGGTCGGCGTGCGCAACACGCCCGACGCGCCGATGGAAAAGACGCTGTCGTGCTCGACGCCGGTCAGCGCGATGGCCGGCATGCACGTGTACACGATCGAAGGGCTCGCGCAGGACGGCACGCTGTCGCCGCTGCAGCAGAGCTTTCTCGAATCGTTCGCGTTCCAGTGCGGCTACTGCGCGTCGGGATTCCTGATGGCCGCGACCGCGATGCTCGATCATCTGCGCGCGCAGCCGGTGCCCGCCGCCGAACTGGACGCGATGATCGAGACGTGGGTGGGCGGCAACGTGTGCCGATGCACCGGCTACGTCAAATACATCGAGGCCATCCGCAAGGTGGCGATGCGCTACACGAAGGAGGCGGCATGA
- a CDS encoding xanthine dehydrogenase family protein molybdopterin-binding subunit, which translates to MAIDVPVTRRTFLKLAGSGALVAISITHLPALALGAAGQADDDAAGPGWAPVPGKARWRIDGIPKVTGQKIYARDFKSRDFVGWPQQENWLYALRCDRVDAVYEGYDLGVLPAELRPIAVVDNALLSARRIPLAPEADPIANQDIYWLARTGHAADCYGQPAALLIFENFDVYRRAKKLLDFNQGVIRYGAPVTRPTAAQAVPFSPVTIYVRDDERGFNYVDNYQTDSSGKPTAEYLKQREEAVANIDATIARNAAAGAWIGVRATGNEGFETPAMDPMFMEPEAGLAWYDASSATMSLVLGTQSANDDATGALALFQGSDIAAKEAHVIACYPGGGFGGRDKSYFPLYLALAAPFATGALRWQQSRYEQFQVGLKRCETQFSESLWFNRRGKLEAITCDFLMNGGGKKNLSPYVAQLAALSAMSCYEIPRARAQAASTYTREVFGGSQRGFGGPQAFMAVETLMDEAARRLGLSPFAIRRANFLGGTPGLGKGRAITGAPILFDLQLDALLDRLEQHPLWRERERTRAERAAHHLRYGVGLAMANEAYGTSGDGMFGMVQILPDSRLRVVTPYTDMGNGAATTLGLAPSEFLGQNAQTIAMSEIGPFNALGLTRSSNPSANPKTVRYTYGSSSACLGAFHQYHAVKGAAQALFLQSVLPAARARWGVPVRAEDVRWANGALVATGLAPISWPTLLDTITELGLQTVAAVHASYAGYFWKGTYPFASGSAQIDYDYVAVGLDPYFLTPLYRTLQAPPVDTSLYGRTTYAPSASLVGVSVDPANGRVKVERVVSAVSVGRQLSPELVEGQSQGAVAMGIGNVLTETCPLGPDGPGGGRWNLDRYEVTRLPDIPEQELIALPPPGNDPANARGIAEAVICPIAPALLNALAMATGRRFRVTPVTPDKIREALQ; encoded by the coding sequence ATGGCCATCGATGTGCCTGTGACACGCCGGACGTTTCTGAAGCTGGCCGGGAGCGGCGCGCTCGTCGCGATCTCGATCACCCATTTGCCGGCGCTGGCGCTCGGCGCCGCCGGGCAGGCGGACGACGACGCGGCCGGGCCGGGCTGGGCGCCGGTGCCCGGCAAGGCGCGCTGGCGCATCGACGGCATCCCGAAGGTCACGGGCCAGAAGATCTACGCACGCGACTTCAAGTCGCGCGACTTCGTCGGCTGGCCGCAGCAGGAGAACTGGCTCTATGCGTTGCGGTGCGATCGGGTCGACGCCGTGTACGAAGGCTACGACCTCGGTGTGCTGCCGGCCGAATTGCGGCCGATCGCCGTCGTCGACAACGCATTGCTGAGCGCGCGGCGGATTCCGCTGGCACCCGAGGCCGACCCGATCGCGAACCAGGACATCTACTGGCTCGCGCGCACCGGCCACGCGGCGGATTGCTACGGACAACCGGCCGCGCTGCTGATCTTCGAGAACTTCGATGTCTATCGTCGAGCGAAGAAGCTGCTCGATTTCAACCAAGGCGTGATCCGTTACGGCGCGCCGGTCACGCGCCCGACGGCCGCGCAGGCCGTGCCGTTTTCTCCCGTGACGATCTACGTGCGCGATGACGAACGCGGCTTCAACTACGTCGACAACTACCAGACCGACAGCAGCGGCAAGCCGACCGCCGAATACCTGAAGCAACGCGAGGAGGCGGTCGCCAACATCGACGCGACGATTGCCCGCAACGCGGCCGCCGGCGCGTGGATCGGCGTGCGCGCGACCGGCAACGAAGGATTCGAGACGCCGGCGATGGACCCGATGTTCATGGAACCCGAAGCGGGGCTCGCCTGGTACGACGCATCCAGCGCGACAATGAGCCTCGTGCTCGGTACGCAGTCGGCGAACGACGATGCGACCGGCGCACTCGCGCTGTTTCAGGGCAGCGACATCGCGGCCAAGGAGGCCCACGTCATCGCGTGCTATCCGGGCGGCGGCTTCGGCGGGCGCGACAAGTCCTATTTCCCGCTCTATCTCGCGCTCGCGGCGCCGTTCGCGACGGGCGCGCTACGCTGGCAGCAGTCGCGCTACGAGCAGTTCCAGGTCGGGTTGAAGCGCTGCGAAACGCAGTTTTCGGAATCGCTGTGGTTCAACCGGCGCGGCAAGCTCGAAGCGATCACGTGCGATTTCCTGATGAACGGCGGCGGCAAGAAGAACCTGTCGCCGTACGTCGCGCAGCTCGCCGCGCTGAGCGCGATGAGCTGCTACGAGATTCCGCGCGCACGCGCGCAGGCGGCCTCGACTTACACGCGGGAAGTGTTCGGCGGATCGCAGCGCGGCTTCGGCGGCCCCCAGGCGTTCATGGCGGTCGAGACGCTGATGGACGAGGCCGCGCGCCGGCTCGGGCTCTCGCCGTTCGCGATCCGTCGCGCCAATTTTCTCGGCGGCACGCCCGGGCTCGGCAAGGGGCGCGCGATCACGGGTGCGCCGATCCTGTTCGACCTGCAGCTCGACGCGCTGCTCGACCGGCTCGAACAGCACCCGCTGTGGCGCGAACGCGAGCGCACCCGCGCGGAACGCGCTGCGCACCATCTTCGCTACGGCGTCGGACTCGCGATGGCGAACGAGGCGTACGGCACCTCCGGTGACGGCATGTTCGGGATGGTGCAGATCCTGCCCGACAGCCGGCTGCGCGTGGTCACGCCGTACACCGACATGGGTAACGGCGCGGCCACGACGCTGGGGCTCGCACCGTCCGAATTTCTCGGGCAGAACGCGCAGACGATCGCCATGAGCGAGATCGGGCCGTTCAATGCACTCGGGCTCACGCGGTCGAGCAACCCGTCGGCCAATCCGAAGACGGTGCGCTATACGTACGGTTCGTCGAGCGCCTGTCTCGGCGCATTCCATCAGTACCACGCAGTGAAGGGGGCGGCACAGGCCTTGTTCCTGCAAAGCGTGTTGCCGGCTGCCCGTGCGCGGTGGGGCGTGCCCGTGCGGGCCGAGGACGTACGCTGGGCCAATGGTGCGCTCGTCGCGACCGGCCTCGCGCCGATTTCGTGGCCGACGCTGCTCGACACCATCACGGAGCTGGGCCTGCAGACGGTGGCGGCCGTGCATGCGAGCTATGCCGGCTACTTCTGGAAGGGCACCTATCCGTTCGCGTCGGGCAGTGCGCAAATCGACTACGACTACGTGGCGGTCGGCCTCGATCCTTACTTCCTGACGCCGCTGTACCGCACGCTGCAGGCGCCGCCGGTCGACACGAGCCTCTACGGGCGCACGACCTATGCGCCATCGGCGTCGCTCGTCGGCGTGTCCGTCGATCCGGCGAACGGGCGCGTGAAGGTCGAGCGCGTGGTGTCGGCGGTGAGCGTCGGGCGGCAACTGTCGCCGGAGCTCGTCGAAGGACAGTCGCAGGGCGCGGTCGCGATGGGCATCGGCAACGTGCTGACCGAGACGTGCCCGCTCGGCCCGGACGGCCCGGGTGGCGGCCGATGGAACCTCGACCGCTACGAGGTGACGCGCCTGCCCGACATTCCCGAGCAAGAGCTGATCGCGCTGCCGCCGCCCGGCAACGATCCCGCGAATGCGCGCGGCATCGCGGAAGCGGTGATATGCCCGATCGCGCCGGCGCTGCTCAATGCGCTGGCGATGGCGACGGGGCGAAGGTTCAGGGTCACGCCGGTCACGCCGGACAAGATTCGGGAGGCACTGCAATGA